From Deferrisoma camini S3R1, the proteins below share one genomic window:
- a CDS encoding KamA family radical SAM protein, which translates to MTPPQPVETIPAPATRLVTRLDRVPGLSPEDRRRIAPVAKRFRFQAPSYYLSRIRWDDPADPLRRIVVPDPGEDDAAGRLDPSNERANTVLPGLQHKYRDTVVVLLTDRCAGLCRYCFRKRLFMQDERECLQDVGAAVAYVARHPEVTDVLLTGGDPLTLPTERLAAAALAFASVPHVRTIRLGSKTPAYNPPRVLEDPAVPDLVRALRARGKAVALMSHFDHPAELGPEARRCIAAFQEAGAQVFNQCPLVRGVNDDPSVLAELYRELVGLGVTPYYLFQMRPAVGNRVYAVPIVEGWQILSRARRRLSGLARRVRYAMSHSTGKVEILGVDDRSIYARYHRARAPEDEDRVLVLPRDDRALWLDELWHQEEPPEDDAAAA; encoded by the coding sequence ATGACGCCACCCCAACCCGTCGAAACCATCCCCGCCCCCGCCACCCGTCTGGTGACCCGGTTGGACCGGGTTCCGGGTCTGTCGCCGGAGGACCGCCGGAGGATCGCGCCGGTGGCCAAGAGGTTCCGGTTCCAGGCCCCTTCCTACTACCTTTCCCGCATCCGGTGGGACGATCCGGCGGATCCGCTTCGCCGCATCGTCGTGCCCGATCCCGGCGAGGACGACGCGGCCGGGCGGCTCGATCCTTCCAACGAAAGGGCGAACACGGTGCTCCCCGGCCTCCAGCACAAGTACCGGGACACCGTGGTGGTGCTGCTCACCGACCGGTGCGCCGGCCTGTGCCGGTACTGCTTCCGGAAGCGGCTGTTCATGCAGGACGAGAGGGAGTGTCTGCAGGACGTCGGCGCCGCGGTGGCGTACGTGGCGCGCCACCCCGAGGTCACCGACGTGCTGCTGACCGGGGGGGACCCGCTGACCCTTCCCACCGAGCGCCTCGCGGCCGCGGCCCTGGCGTTCGCGTCGGTGCCCCACGTGCGCACGATCCGCCTGGGCTCCAAGACCCCCGCCTACAACCCCCCGCGGGTGCTCGAGGATCCGGCCGTTCCCGACCTGGTGCGGGCCCTGCGGGCCCGGGGCAAGGCCGTGGCCCTCATGAGCCATTTCGATCACCCGGCCGAGCTGGGCCCCGAGGCCCGGCGATGCATCGCGGCGTTTCAGGAGGCCGGGGCCCAGGTGTTCAACCAGTGCCCCCTGGTCCGCGGGGTCAACGACGACCCCTCGGTGCTGGCCGAGCTGTACCGGGAGCTGGTCGGCCTGGGGGTCACCCCGTACTACCTCTTCCAGATGCGACCCGCCGTGGGAAACCGGGTGTACGCCGTGCCGATCGTGGAGGGGTGGCAGATCCTGAGCCGGGCCCGGCGCCGGCTCTCGGGCCTGGCCCGCCGGGTCCGCTACGCCATGAGCCACTCCACCGGCAAGGTGGAGATCCTGGGGGTGGACGACCGGTCGATCTACGCCCGCTACCACCGGGCCCGGGCTCCGGAGGACGAGGACCGGGTGCTGGTGCTGCCCCGGGACGACCGGGCCCTGTGGCTGGACGAGCTGTGGCACCAGGAGGAGCCGCCCGAGGACGACGCCGCGGCCGCGTGA
- the dnaA gene encoding chromosomal replication initiator protein DnaA: MEQIWRSVLSDLESSLPTQTFQTWIRPIRPLRLDGNELLVEVPSKFFADWLQDHDYLSLIERSATGHAGRPVQVRCVPSKQEKAYVRPSKKESTAPPGWQERARRIGLNPKYTFEAFVVGSSNQFAHAASLAVAERSTRTYNPLFIYGGVGLGKTHLLNAIGNFRLANDPNAKVCYVHSESFVNEMIQALAHNRMPEFREKYRKMDILLMDDIQFIAGKERTQEEFFHTFNTLYENHRNIVVTSDKFPKEIPGLADRLRSRFEWGLIADIQPPDVETKVAILQKKAELESIFLPLDVAHFLASHCPSNIRELEGSLITIMAFASLTKAELTVDLAKSVLRGMIRENSQKVTVDRIVKAVAQHYHLTAADLRGKRRTKAVALPRQIAMYLARELTDCSFPEIGQKIGGRDHSTVMYACEKISKALEADADLRAEVESIRRKISG, translated from the coding sequence ATGGAACAGATCTGGCGATCCGTCCTGAGCGACCTGGAGTCCTCGCTGCCCACCCAGACGTTCCAGACCTGGATCCGCCCGATCCGTCCCCTGCGTCTGGACGGAAACGAGCTCCTGGTGGAGGTTCCCAGCAAGTTCTTCGCCGACTGGCTCCAGGACCACGACTACCTCAGCCTGATCGAGCGCTCCGCCACGGGCCACGCCGGCCGCCCGGTGCAGGTGCGCTGCGTCCCCTCGAAGCAGGAAAAGGCCTATGTGCGCCCGTCGAAGAAGGAGTCGACGGCCCCGCCGGGGTGGCAGGAACGGGCGCGGCGCATCGGCCTGAACCCCAAGTACACGTTCGAGGCCTTCGTGGTGGGCAGCTCCAACCAGTTCGCCCACGCGGCCAGCCTGGCCGTGGCCGAACGGTCCACGCGGACCTACAACCCCCTGTTCATCTACGGCGGCGTGGGGCTCGGAAAGACCCATCTTCTCAACGCCATCGGAAACTTTCGGCTCGCCAACGATCCCAACGCCAAGGTCTGCTACGTCCACAGCGAGAGCTTCGTCAACGAGATGATCCAGGCCCTCGCCCACAACCGGATGCCCGAGTTCCGGGAGAAGTACCGGAAGATGGACATCCTGCTGATGGACGACATCCAGTTCATCGCGGGCAAGGAACGCACCCAGGAGGAGTTCTTCCACACCTTCAACACGCTCTACGAGAACCACCGCAACATCGTGGTGACGAGCGACAAGTTCCCCAAGGAGATCCCCGGCCTGGCCGACCGGCTGCGCTCCCGGTTCGAGTGGGGCCTGATCGCCGACATCCAGCCCCCGGACGTGGAGACCAAGGTGGCCATTCTCCAGAAGAAGGCCGAGCTGGAGTCGATCTTCCTGCCCCTGGACGTGGCCCATTTCCTGGCGTCCCACTGCCCCTCGAACATCCGGGAGCTCGAGGGGTCGCTGATCACCATCATGGCGTTTGCGAGCCTCACCAAGGCCGAGCTCACGGTGGATCTGGCCAAGAGCGTGCTGCGGGGCATGATCCGCGAGAACTCGCAGAAGGTCACGGTCGACCGCATCGTCAAGGCGGTGGCCCAGCACTACCACCTGACCGCGGCCGATCTCCGGGGCAAGCGCCGAACCAAGGCCGTGGCCCTGCCCCGGCAGATCGCCATGTACCTGGCCCGGGAGCTCACCGACTGCTCGTTCCCCGAGATCGGCCAGAAGATCGGGGGCCGCGACCATTCCACCGTGATGTACGCCTGCGAGAAGATCTCGAAGGCCCTGGAGGCGGATGCGGATCTGCGAGCCGAGGTGGAATCGATCCGACGGAAGATCTCTGGATGA
- the dnaN gene encoding DNA polymerase III subunit beta has translation MIVHIDKDAAVPVLAQAISVLERKTTREILEHILLEAQGDVLEVRSTDLKISLVQSLPCQVQVPGSLAAPGRKLYEIVRELPTGTATLELEENGWLHITAAKTSFRIPTERPDEFPEFPVEPGEFSRFPAPSFVTMLEKTLFSASNDETRPTLCGVYLHSHEDPDTGSHTLRMVSTDGHRLTIMDQPTPVGLHMFQDGLILPKKGLASLKSLIEEAGEEFEIAQSGGKIFCRIPNAQMCLTPIDGSFPRYQDVIPADPRNRVTVAKEAFADALRRVSLMTDPDTHSVILDAAQGRVLLTSMNTRTGDSREEIEATLEGEPLRIAFNASYFLDALRHLSGPEVRIEIDQPLAPCLIRSDEDPGYLCVVMPIRID, from the coding sequence ATGATCGTCCACATCGACAAGGACGCCGCCGTTCCGGTGCTGGCCCAAGCGATCTCCGTGCTGGAGCGCAAGACCACCCGGGAGATCCTGGAACACATCCTCCTCGAGGCCCAGGGAGACGTGCTCGAGGTTCGGTCCACGGACCTCAAGATCAGCCTCGTCCAAAGCCTGCCCTGTCAGGTCCAGGTGCCTGGGTCGCTCGCGGCCCCCGGCCGAAAGCTCTACGAGATCGTCCGGGAGCTCCCCACGGGCACGGCCACCCTCGAGCTCGAGGAGAACGGCTGGCTCCACATCACGGCCGCGAAGACCAGCTTCCGGATCCCCACGGAGCGGCCCGACGAGTTCCCGGAGTTCCCGGTGGAGCCCGGCGAGTTCTCCCGGTTTCCCGCGCCGTCCTTCGTGACCATGCTGGAGAAGACGCTGTTCTCGGCCTCCAACGACGAGACCCGACCGACCCTGTGCGGCGTGTACCTCCATTCCCACGAGGACCCGGACACCGGCTCCCACACCCTGCGCATGGTGTCCACCGACGGCCACCGGCTGACCATCATGGACCAGCCGACCCCGGTGGGCCTGCACATGTTCCAAGACGGGCTGATCCTCCCGAAGAAAGGGCTCGCCAGCCTGAAGTCCCTGATCGAGGAGGCCGGGGAGGAGTTCGAGATCGCCCAGTCCGGCGGAAAGATCTTCTGCAGGATCCCCAACGCCCAGATGTGCCTGACACCGATCGACGGATCGTTCCCCCGCTACCAGGACGTCATCCCAGCCGACCCCAGGAACCGCGTCACCGTGGCCAAGGAGGCCTTCGCCGACGCCCTGCGGCGGGTCTCGCTGATGACCGACCCCGACACCCACAGCGTCATCCTCGACGCCGCCCAGGGCCGCGTGCTGCTGACCTCCATGAACACCCGCACCGGCGACAGCCGCGAGGAGATCGAGGCCACGCTCGAAGGCGAGCCGCTGCGCATCGCCTTCAACGCGTCGTACTTCCTGGACGCCCTGCGTCACCTCAGCGGCCCGGAGGTTCGCATCGAGATCGACCAGCCCCTGGCACCCTGTCTGATCCGCTCGGACGAGGACCCCGGCTACCTCTGCGTGGTGATGCCGATCCGCATCGACTGA
- the recF gene encoding DNA replication/repair protein RecF (All proteins in this family for which functions are known are DNA-binding proteins that assist the filamentation of RecA onto DNA for the initiation of recombination or recombinational repair.) — protein MRIRRLRVAGFRNLESLDLEPEARVCVVHGANGQGKTNLLEAIRFASCLQSFRTRQTSDLVQFGGSGFFVQVGVEDPNGLRDLRASWRAGTRTVAVDGTRPATIQEYLSVLPTVVFSPADAGLGHGDREAGRRYVDGASFFHDPLHVSRIRRYRQTLRQLNAALRGNTADLPAWEQRMAEAADPVHQARARTLRQIAPTVKSLYRAISGDREELALSLEAPYLEEDERGALGYREALLRVLRARRDEDRRRGFTGAGPHRDRLVLRLDGRPLERHGSQGQRRTVGLALKLALLEWGCTNLGQPPVLLLDDPGSELDPQRLAALGSFVDRWHGQVWIATTGPDVVPLAGGRDVAFYRMEKGAVHAR, from the coding sequence ATGCGCATCCGCCGGCTGAGGGTCGCCGGGTTCCGGAACCTGGAGTCCCTCGACCTGGAACCCGAGGCCCGGGTGTGCGTGGTCCACGGCGCCAACGGACAGGGAAAGACGAACCTCCTCGAGGCCATCCGGTTCGCGTCGTGCCTCCAAAGTTTCCGTACCCGTCAGACCTCCGATCTGGTACAATTCGGCGGTTCTGGGTTCTTCGTCCAGGTGGGGGTCGAGGACCCGAACGGCCTGCGGGATCTGCGAGCGTCGTGGCGGGCGGGAACCCGGACGGTGGCCGTGGACGGTACCCGTCCCGCAACCATCCAGGAGTACCTGAGCGTCCTTCCCACCGTGGTGTTCTCTCCGGCCGACGCCGGGCTGGGCCACGGTGACCGGGAGGCCGGCCGCAGGTACGTGGACGGGGCCTCGTTCTTCCACGACCCCCTCCACGTCAGCCGGATCCGGCGGTACCGCCAGACCCTGCGCCAGCTCAACGCGGCGTTGCGGGGGAACACGGCCGACCTGCCCGCCTGGGAGCAGCGGATGGCCGAGGCGGCCGATCCCGTGCACCAGGCCCGCGCCCGCACGCTCCGGCAGATCGCCCCCACGGTGAAGTCTTTGTACCGGGCGATCTCCGGGGACCGGGAGGAGCTGGCGCTCAGCCTGGAGGCCCCGTACCTCGAGGAGGACGAGAGGGGCGCTCTCGGGTACCGGGAGGCCCTGCTCCGGGTCCTGCGGGCCCGAAGGGACGAGGACCGCCGCCGGGGGTTCACCGGCGCCGGCCCCCACCGGGATCGGCTGGTTCTGCGGCTCGACGGCAGGCCCCTGGAGCGCCACGGCTCCCAGGGGCAGCGGCGCACCGTCGGCCTGGCCTTGAAGCTGGCCCTCCTGGAGTGGGGGTGCACGAACCTGGGTCAGCCCCCCGTGTTGCTTCTGGACGACCCCGGCTCGGAGCTGGACCCCCAGCGGTTGGCGGCGCTGGGATCGTTCGTGGATCGATGGCACGGCCAGGTGTGGATCGCCACCACCGGGCCGGATGTGGTCCCGCTGGCCGGGGGGCGGGACGTCGCGTTCTACCGCATGGAGAAGGGAGCCGTTCACGCTCGGTGA